One Paenibacillus sp. FSL H7-0737 DNA segment encodes these proteins:
- the thiI gene encoding tRNA uracil 4-sulfurtransferase ThiI: MSVMNQESAKGSANSIDYADMLLLRFGEFTLKGKNRARFEKTVLRHVKEMIKPYPKVVLTKEFGRIYVELNGETAAPLVEALKNVFGIASVSPVKVAKSDLEDIVAVSRHFLEIIAPAPGTTFKVNARRVWKEFPYGSMEMNKLVSTPLLQGYSGLTVDVKSPQLELKVEIRQGHTFIFCENIAGVGGFPLGTNGKAMLLLSGGIDSPVAGWSSMRRGLEVECVHFYSYPYTSELARQKVVDLTRVLSRYAGVIKLHLVPFTEVQTSFTGIGQDNLIITLMRRAMLRITTQLAEREGALAIVTGESLGQVASQTLPSMNVIGRATELPLLRPLVMMDKSDIVELSKNIGTYDLSILPYEDCCTLFVPKSPTTNPNLRIVDKIEATLPGYSALLDAAIEATETVLITPYGDEKPKDVVSAQAGLQEEWF, encoded by the coding sequence ATGAGTGTGATGAATCAAGAATCTGCTAAAGGCAGTGCCAATAGTATTGATTATGCCGATATGCTGCTTTTGCGTTTCGGGGAGTTTACATTAAAGGGCAAAAACCGTGCCAGATTTGAGAAAACGGTACTACGTCATGTGAAAGAAATGATTAAGCCATATCCAAAGGTGGTTCTAACCAAAGAATTTGGAAGAATTTACGTGGAACTGAATGGAGAAACTGCTGCCCCATTGGTAGAAGCATTGAAGAATGTATTCGGAATCGCTTCTGTCAGTCCGGTAAAGGTGGCCAAGTCAGATCTCGAGGATATTGTGGCTGTCAGTCGTCATTTTTTGGAGATCATCGCTCCTGCACCGGGAACTACATTTAAAGTTAATGCACGCCGGGTGTGGAAAGAGTTCCCATATGGCTCCATGGAGATGAATAAGCTAGTCTCGACACCACTGCTGCAAGGCTATTCCGGACTTACTGTGGATGTAAAGTCACCTCAATTGGAGCTGAAAGTCGAAATTCGTCAAGGTCATACTTTTATATTTTGTGAAAATATTGCTGGTGTTGGTGGATTTCCGCTTGGTACGAATGGAAAAGCGATGTTATTGCTGTCCGGAGGCATTGATAGTCCTGTAGCCGGTTGGTCATCCATGCGTCGTGGACTCGAAGTGGAGTGCGTACATTTCTATAGTTATCCTTATACGAGTGAGCTTGCCCGGCAAAAGGTGGTTGATCTTACGCGGGTATTGTCACGATATGCGGGAGTCATCAAGCTACACTTAGTACCTTTTACAGAGGTGCAGACATCTTTTACCGGAATAGGTCAGGATAATCTGATTATTACGTTGATGCGACGAGCTATGCTGAGAATTACTACACAGCTTGCTGAACGTGAGGGTGCCCTCGCGATTGTAACCGGTGAAAGTCTTGGACAGGTTGCTAGCCAGACGTTACCAAGTATGAATGTGATCGGTCGTGCGACAGAACTTCCTCTTTTACGTCCGCTGGTAATGATGGACAAAAGTGATATTGTAGAGCTGTCTAAGAATATCGGCACCTATGACCTGTCAATTCTTCCTTATGAGGATTGCTGTACATTATTTGTACCTAAATCACCTACAACGAATCCGAATTTACGGATTGTAGATAAGATTGAAGCTACGCTACCTGGATATTCTGCATTGCTGGACGCAGCGATTGAAGCCACGGAGACTGTGCTGATCACTCCGTATGGAGATGAGAAGCCTAAAGATGTAGTAAGTGCTCAAGCTGGATTACAGGAAGAATGGTTCTAA
- a CDS encoding aminotransferase-like domain-containing protein, producing the protein MDIKYSAAANHLGSSAVREILKVTQGNDIISLAGGLPGEDLFPLEAVRDAYNRVLSSDTSALQYGLTEGFTPLRDKIAERLTRQGIPVTASEMILTTGSQQAIDLLCKILLDPGDAVLVEAPTYLAALQVLGSYRADIHTINNDEQGILPDHLEDQIQKLRPKLLYAVPTFNNPSGATWSKERREKVVEICRRYNVLILEDNPYGEITFEENKDLYPPSLASIDRSYGGDYCVAYTGTFSKIVAPALRTGWIIGNSNLIKTIAKAKQAADLHSSTIDQRALDELLLHFDIEQHIRVISREYYSRMKLLSAELRSQNWERAHFLEPRGGMFLWLTLSQEINTKELLPLAVENGVAFVPGEVFYSSQPLKNKMRLNFTHTPPELVPVAVQRLEKALVQWRESQPSVQS; encoded by the coding sequence ATGGATATCAAATACTCGGCCGCAGCCAATCATCTAGGATCGTCAGCCGTTCGTGAGATTCTAAAGGTTACACAGGGCAATGACATTATTTCACTTGCAGGCGGGCTGCCTGGGGAGGATTTGTTTCCCTTGGAGGCAGTACGAGACGCTTATAACCGTGTACTCTCCAGCGATACCTCAGCGCTTCAATACGGACTAACCGAGGGCTTTACTCCACTACGTGACAAAATCGCTGAAAGACTTACTCGGCAAGGAATCCCTGTAACAGCGTCTGAGATGATTCTGACCACAGGTTCCCAGCAAGCCATAGATCTACTATGTAAAATACTACTTGATCCCGGTGATGCTGTACTTGTTGAAGCCCCCACTTATCTAGCAGCTTTACAGGTACTCGGCTCTTACCGAGCTGATATTCATACGATAAATAATGACGAGCAAGGCATTCTGCCAGATCACCTGGAAGATCAAATACAAAAATTACGGCCCAAACTCCTATATGCAGTTCCGACCTTCAACAATCCTTCAGGAGCAACCTGGAGTAAGGAACGCCGTGAAAAAGTGGTGGAAATTTGCCGCCGCTACAATGTTCTTATCTTGGAGGATAATCCCTACGGTGAAATAACCTTTGAGGAGAATAAAGATCTTTATCCACCCTCACTAGCGTCCATCGACAGAAGTTATGGTGGCGATTATTGTGTCGCTTACACTGGAACTTTTTCCAAAATCGTAGCCCCTGCCCTGCGTACCGGCTGGATTATCGGCAATTCCAATCTAATCAAGACCATCGCCAAAGCAAAGCAAGCAGCTGATCTGCATTCTAGCACCATTGACCAGCGCGCTTTAGATGAACTGCTGCTGCATTTCGATATTGAGCAGCATATCCGTGTCATCTCACGAGAATATTATTCTCGAATGAAGCTCTTATCGGCGGAACTCCGATCACAGAACTGGGAAAGAGCTCATTTTCTGGAGCCACGAGGCGGTATGTTCCTATGGCTAACGCTTTCCCAAGAGATCAACACGAAGGAATTACTTCCTCTAGCAGTAGAGAACGGTGTTGCTTTTGTTCCAGGTGAAGTGTTCTATTCATCACAGCCCCTTAAGAATAAGATGCGTCTGAATTTTACACATACGCCACCTGAGCTTGTACCCGTTGCTGTTCAGCGTCTGGAGAAGGCATTGGTACAATGGCGGGAGAGTCAACCCTCCGTTCAATCGTAA
- the pdxR gene encoding MocR-like pyridoxine biosynthesis transcription factor PdxR: MHIDLIRTSSKSLPHQISETLSQRISSGLLQQGVRLPSVRSLATALRVSQVTVSKAYDVLEKRGLIYCRQGKGCFVADPEHTRCQEDGRWQDVYDDYLPRAQLWRNFDYSEVKYPFHIAAIHSELLPLKNIGDSFASLVTQQPELMATYGNFQGDLELRGIMRDHLKTRGIALTSSDVMITSGTQQGIDLVARTFVGPGDTVYLEAPSYTGAIDVFAGRGAEMIFVPTDGEGMRVDILTRMCDQRPPKLIYTIPTFQNPSGVTMSIARRQRLLELARSYRCLIVEDDPFSDLYFHAPPPPTIKSMDSEGHVVYMKSFSKVIAPGCRIACVAASGNILSRLIAAKSASDLGSPLLTQRAVLPFIAGKYETYAAQLRVTLRGRMEKAAKLLKLYAPPGVKYILPEGGLNLWLELPASPDIGRLHELAEQESISFLPGDVCYSAETPSRHIRLCYSQMNETDMEEGLRLFLRLLGRFLQMGG; the protein is encoded by the coding sequence ATGCATATCGATTTGATTCGAACCAGCAGTAAATCTCTGCCTCATCAAATCAGTGAAACCCTAAGTCAGCGGATCTCATCAGGATTGCTCCAGCAAGGTGTCCGGCTGCCCTCCGTAAGAAGTTTGGCTACAGCTTTGAGAGTAAGCCAGGTTACAGTAAGCAAGGCATACGATGTGCTTGAGAAGCGGGGACTTATTTATTGCAGACAAGGAAAAGGCTGCTTTGTAGCCGACCCTGAACACACCAGATGTCAGGAAGATGGTCGCTGGCAGGATGTATATGATGATTATTTGCCGCGAGCTCAGCTTTGGCGCAATTTTGATTACTCTGAAGTTAAGTATCCCTTTCATATAGCTGCAATTCATAGTGAGTTACTTCCTCTAAAAAATATTGGGGACTCCTTCGCATCATTAGTTACGCAGCAGCCGGAGCTTATGGCAACCTATGGGAACTTCCAAGGTGATCTGGAGCTGCGAGGAATTATGAGAGATCATTTAAAAACACGTGGAATTGCACTTACTTCCTCTGATGTAATGATCACAAGCGGAACTCAGCAAGGCATTGATCTGGTTGCTCGTACGTTTGTCGGACCTGGGGACACAGTGTATCTTGAGGCTCCTAGTTATACAGGAGCTATAGATGTTTTTGCAGGACGAGGTGCAGAGATGATTTTTGTACCTACGGACGGTGAAGGGATGCGGGTGGATATTCTCACAAGAATGTGTGATCAAAGACCGCCTAAGCTAATTTATACAATCCCTACTTTTCAGAATCCAAGTGGAGTAACCATGAGCATAGCAAGAAGACAACGTCTGCTGGAATTAGCCCGCAGTTACCGTTGCCTTATTGTTGAGGATGATCCATTTAGTGATTTATATTTCCATGCGCCTCCGCCGCCTACGATCAAATCGATGGATTCCGAAGGGCATGTAGTATATATGAAGAGTTTCAGTAAAGTTATTGCACCCGGCTGCAGAATTGCCTGTGTAGCCGCTAGTGGGAATATTCTGTCACGACTTATCGCTGCCAAGTCCGCAAGTGATTTAGGGAGTCCGCTGCTTACACAAAGGGCGGTACTGCCATTCATAGCGGGCAAGTATGAAACCTATGCTGCTCAGTTACGAGTTACACTCCGTGGTCGCATGGAAAAGGCGGCGAAGCTTCTGAAGCTTTACGCGCCGCCTGGAGTAAAATATATTCTCCCAGAGGGTGGTCTTAATCTCTGGCTGGAGTTGCCGGCTTCACCTGATATCGGAAGGCTACATGAGCTGGCCGAACAGGAGAGCATTTCTTTTTTACCGGGTGATGTTTGTTACTCTGCGGAGACCCCTTCCCGGCATATCCGTTTGTGTTATTCACAAATGAATGAAACGGATATGGAGGAAGGCTTACGATTATTTCTCCGTTTACTTGGTAGATTTTTGCAGATGGGTGGTTAA
- a CDS encoding DUF5353 domain-containing protein, whose translation MDREKEHESGSSNEQSGPRKVILRPRRVDYPRRDREHQEEYAAEVNPVSMPIRDTTPRVASEAKEHEEEYSGSKAIGYTGLAMGIASLFLWSIILGPISVVIGYYAYAKEQKTLGAWAMGLGIVSTLSYFVMIPFAR comes from the coding sequence ATGGACAGAGAAAAGGAACATGAATCAGGTTCATCAAATGAACAATCCGGTCCGAGAAAAGTTATTTTGCGTCCGCGCAGAGTAGACTATCCACGCCGGGACAGAGAACATCAAGAGGAATATGCCGCAGAGGTGAATCCGGTTTCGATGCCGATCCGGGATACAACACCACGCGTGGCGAGTGAAGCTAAGGAGCATGAAGAGGAATATAGTGGAAGCAAAGCGATAGGTTATACTGGGCTAGCTATGGGTATTGCCTCCTTGTTTCTCTGGTCCATCATACTTGGGCCCATTTCAGTTGTGATTGGTTATTATGCATATGCCAAGGAGCAAAAAACGCTTGGGGCATGGGCGATGGGGTTAGGGATTGTATCCACACTTAGTTACTTTGTGATGATACCCTTTGCTCGCTAA
- a CDS encoding cysteine desulfurase family protein, with the protein MLYWDYAAATPPYEDVVKTMEQIMKLHYANPSSLHRAGSEAAKLIRRSREVCAAALSVQPKEILFTSGATESNNLAIKGAALQYQSRGRHLITTEIEHPSVYESCLQLQQNGWEITFVAPDSTGMIDPERVAAAVRRDTVLVSVMHVNNEIGTVQPLMEIGRLIKSVNPRTLFHVDGVQGYGKLAVDLKGWKADLYSLSPHKIRGPRGAGLLYIKEGIQLFPLLSGGSHEEGLRAGTENVPAIVASSKAVRMGVEQRETFYARLLPLRDRLLRFLHSVPEFVINSREDGAPHIVHFSYPGMKGEVFARKLEELGMAVSTRSACSSRLAEPSRVLLSMGKDISVASGGIRISFGDSHTEDDVAALENALITAVRALKIAEGGMK; encoded by the coding sequence ATGCTTTACTGGGATTATGCCGCCGCCACACCACCCTATGAAGACGTGGTGAAGACGATGGAACAAATTATGAAGCTGCATTATGCTAACCCGTCCTCCTTACACCGTGCCGGTAGTGAAGCGGCAAAGCTGATCAGGCGTTCACGAGAAGTATGTGCAGCTGCGTTATCTGTACAACCAAAGGAGATCCTATTTACATCTGGGGCTACGGAGAGTAACAATTTAGCCATTAAAGGTGCTGCTTTGCAATATCAATCAAGAGGACGTCATCTGATAACTACAGAAATAGAGCATCCCTCTGTGTATGAAAGTTGTCTGCAGCTGCAGCAAAATGGCTGGGAGATTACTTTTGTAGCGCCTGACAGCACTGGAATGATTGATCCAGAGCGAGTGGCTGCTGCAGTACGGCGTGATACCGTACTCGTAAGTGTGATGCATGTAAATAATGAAATTGGAACAGTACAGCCGCTGATGGAGATTGGCAGGCTGATTAAATCCGTAAATCCACGAACCTTATTTCATGTGGATGGCGTTCAGGGATATGGTAAGCTTGCTGTTGACCTCAAAGGATGGAAAGCGGATCTTTACAGCTTGTCTCCTCACAAAATTCGAGGTCCTCGCGGAGCGGGGCTTCTCTATATTAAAGAAGGAATTCAACTGTTCCCTTTACTTTCAGGTGGTTCTCATGAAGAGGGACTACGTGCTGGAACTGAGAATGTACCTGCAATTGTTGCTTCTTCCAAAGCCGTGCGGATGGGTGTTGAGCAGCGCGAAACCTTCTATGCCCGATTGCTCCCACTTCGGGATCGGCTGTTACGCTTCTTGCACAGCGTTCCTGAATTTGTTATAAACAGCAGAGAGGATGGAGCCCCTCATATTGTGCATTTCTCATACCCTGGCATGAAAGGGGAAGTGTTCGCCCGTAAGCTGGAGGAACTAGGGATGGCTGTTTCTACTCGATCAGCTTGCTCCTCCCGGCTGGCAGAACCTAGTCGTGTTCTATTGTCTATGGGGAAAGATATCTCTGTAGCTTCAGGTGGCATTCGCATCAGTTTCGGTGATAGTCACACTGAAGATGATGTCGCGGCGCTTGAGAATGCACTAATTACTGCGGTACGAGCTTTAAAGATTGCTGAAGGAGGTATGAAGTAA
- a CDS encoding DUF1540 domain-containing protein: MSSVKPLVKCSVSNCHYWGEHNLCRAEEIIIEIDKHAGSGFKEEYAEEMTNEGHHDQVATSSATCCLTFKPNS, translated from the coding sequence ATGTCGAGTGTAAAGCCATTAGTCAAATGCAGTGTAAGCAATTGTCATTATTGGGGCGAGCATAATTTATGCCGGGCAGAAGAAATTATTATTGAGATCGACAAGCACGCTGGCAGTGGATTTAAAGAAGAATATGCTGAAGAAATGACGAATGAAGGTCACCACGATCAAGTCGCAACATCGTCTGCAACATGCTGTTTAACATTTAAGCCGAACTCCTAG
- a CDS encoding TerC family protein, whose amino-acid sequence MESLLLLGEILMINLVLSGDNAMVIAMASKDLPEKHRKIAVWWGAAGAVILRCLLTFVAVLLLKIPYIQAGGGILLLWIAFKLLLEEEEDLRVAETSSVWKSIRTILVADFIMSLDNVLAIAGLAKGDLALIVIGIALSIPIVVWGSGLIVGWLHRFPILVFIGAYILAFTAGDMMLQDAKLGTMLSFLLPSTHSILPIALGILVVVTGAIKRRTTSVG is encoded by the coding sequence ATGGAATCATTATTGCTCCTTGGTGAAATATTGATGATCAATCTTGTGCTGAGTGGAGATAATGCTATGGTCATCGCGATGGCCAGTAAGGACCTTCCGGAGAAGCACCGGAAGATTGCGGTATGGTGGGGAGCTGCGGGAGCTGTTATTCTGCGCTGCTTGCTTACTTTTGTCGCAGTATTACTGTTGAAAATCCCTTATATCCAGGCTGGAGGAGGAATTCTGCTGCTATGGATTGCGTTCAAGCTGCTGCTGGAAGAAGAGGAGGACCTTAGAGTCGCGGAAACATCCTCCGTATGGAAATCCATCCGAACGATTCTCGTGGCTGATTTTATTATGAGTCTTGATAATGTCCTGGCAATTGCCGGTCTAGCCAAAGGGGATTTGGCTTTAATTGTCATCGGGATTGCGCTCAGCATTCCGATTGTAGTATGGGGAAGTGGCCTCATTGTGGGGTGGCTGCATAGATTTCCGATACTCGTATTTATAGGCGCTTATATTTTAGCCTTTACAGCAGGTGATATGATGCTTCAGGATGCAAAATTAGGGACAATGCTCTCCTTTTTGCTCCCATCCACGCATTCCATACTGCCGATCGCTTTAGGAATATTAGTAGTTGTTACTGGAGCAATTAAACGA
- a CDS encoding TerC family protein codes for MNTSIWEFVLSLLNIIFLDLILAGDNAIVIGLAARNLPNSTQKKAIVLGTAGAVVLRIFATVLVVWLLKIPWLLLAGGILLILIAYKLLTDENNSTNIKAGQSLGAAVGTIILADAAMGLDNVIAIAGVAKHNISLVVIGLLISVPIVVWGSTLFIKLINKYPWIIYIGSAVLGFTASSMITDEQQLSPFFEQHPLLRALFIFVIIVGILIGGHWRRQSSHNNSKKLPQP; via the coding sequence TTGAATACATCCATATGGGAGTTTGTATTATCACTGCTCAATATTATTTTTCTAGATCTCATTCTGGCGGGAGACAATGCCATAGTCATCGGACTTGCTGCGCGTAATTTGCCGAACAGCACTCAAAAAAAAGCAATTGTGCTTGGAACAGCAGGTGCCGTCGTATTACGGATTTTCGCAACGGTTCTGGTCGTATGGTTATTAAAAATCCCTTGGTTACTGCTGGCAGGCGGGATTTTACTTATTCTAATTGCCTATAAGCTGTTAACAGATGAGAACAATTCAACGAATATCAAGGCTGGTCAAAGCTTAGGGGCCGCTGTGGGTACAATCATTCTAGCCGATGCTGCGATGGGACTGGATAATGTCATCGCCATTGCGGGAGTCGCTAAGCACAATATCTCTCTAGTTGTTATAGGACTGTTAATCAGCGTTCCAATTGTGGTCTGGGGAAGCACTCTCTTTATTAAATTAATCAACAAATATCCATGGATTATTTATATTGGCTCAGCAGTCCTAGGGTTTACAGCCTCAAGCATGATTACAGATGAGCAGCAGCTATCCCCATTTTTTGAGCAGCATCCACTATTGAGAGCTCTATTTATATTTGTGATCATTGTTGGCATCTTAATTGGAGGACACTGGAGACGCCAATCAAGCCATAATAATTCAAAAAAGCTGCCTCAACCGTAG
- a CDS encoding lytic transglycosylase domain-containing protein — translation MEINPAVTNGLGQLKWVSLKSATDKSSSANETKRSGASASQFAAMLQALSSNSSNGGDTSFLTSLPDASSVSSLLWQQIGTAESIDSVISGEITDTKPTSYDDLIQTASAKYGVPVDLIKAVIDTESSFNPNVVSSAGAKGLMQLMDGTARGLGVSDSFNPAQNIDGGVRYLSYQLKRFDGQEKMALAAYNAGPARVINLGVSNDQELLEKLKLLPKETQSYLTKIERARAEYAV, via the coding sequence ATGGAGATTAATCCCGCTGTAACCAATGGGTTAGGGCAGCTTAAATGGGTAAGCTTAAAGAGTGCAACCGACAAGAGTAGCTCAGCAAATGAAACTAAAAGATCGGGCGCGTCAGCCTCTCAATTTGCAGCAATGCTTCAAGCTTTATCTTCTAACTCGTCTAATGGCGGGGATACAAGCTTCTTGACGTCACTTCCGGATGCTTCATCAGTTAGTAGCTTGTTATGGCAACAGATCGGAACAGCTGAAAGCATCGATAGTGTAATTTCCGGGGAAATAACGGATACTAAACCAACAAGCTATGATGATCTGATTCAAACGGCGAGTGCTAAGTACGGGGTGCCAGTCGATTTGATAAAAGCTGTGATTGATACAGAATCTTCCTTTAATCCAAACGTTGTCTCTTCGGCTGGTGCTAAAGGATTAATGCAATTAATGGATGGAACAGCGCGTGGTTTAGGGGTTTCTGATTCATTCAATCCTGCTCAAAATATTGATGGTGGTGTACGCTATCTGTCTTATCAATTGAAACGCTTTGACGGACAGGAAAAGATGGCATTAGCGGCTTACAATGCAGGGCCTGCAAGGGTAATTAACCTTGGAGTAAGCAATGATCAAGAATTATTGGAGAAACTTAAACTGCTCCCTAAAGAGACGCAGTCTTATCTCACTAAAATAGAACGCGCTCGCGCGGAATACGCTGTATAA
- a CDS encoding YpuI family protein: MSAANVQKLCESTRDKLKDVIDKMEIFLNEHALPQLVTEDDEETVQFYQGFLSDVRHLLVFSEMSYEKLGVALRRATFDESFAQKALYNVYHYGVNNFFYPKNESYSEDGRYAYTGQDAIRFRKKPVRPARDIILEITKTYEELRDDLTYYENDYLTEKRMQNQV; the protein is encoded by the coding sequence ATGTCAGCAGCCAATGTGCAGAAATTATGTGAATCGACGAGAGACAAACTTAAAGATGTGATTGATAAGATGGAAATTTTTCTGAACGAGCATGCATTGCCTCAGCTTGTAACAGAAGATGATGAAGAAACTGTACAATTTTATCAAGGATTTCTGTCCGATGTCCGTCATCTGTTAGTGTTCTCGGAAATGTCTTATGAGAAGCTGGGAGTTGCGCTGCGTCGTGCTACATTCGATGAATCTTTTGCGCAGAAAGCGCTTTATAATGTATATCACTATGGCGTGAATAACTTCTTCTATCCAAAGAATGAAAGCTATTCTGAAGATGGACGTTATGCTTATACTGGACAGGATGCTATCCGTTTCCGTAAAAAGCCAGTTCGTCCGGCGCGTGATATCATTCTAGAAATTACCAAGACCTATGAAGAGCTACGCGATGACCTTACTTATTATGAGAACGACTATTTGACTGAGAAACGTATGCAAAATCAGGTTTAA
- a CDS encoding S8 family peptidase has protein sequence MSRKNLTVAGLVTAAFTVVLLTFALRPATNGTTTREVANVAVPNPAPTSALHSAPNPSQEKSLKKSSLSQDVDATDHLNRVDVSRHLTKLLSETDGMTSLHDKSVYAKRLQQNHGFITMLMWIDFRKQKTETFKSSSFPQGTEQENQQLQKYLKTAKSAIHGHQSYESPTFTIGKEKYYFIAQRNKEKNVGIIALINQKVLGRVADHQLKNLRLIPYPKEGKYRVESVHTDNLKDITVKTGHDNENASHFYENEIVVRFRNNSPTPGQLQTITADINGKKPRKLGYAYIFRSEKMTYYELKDYFTNKWHPEYTEPHYMYLTNDTISKNAEGTVTPNDMLFSTYQWNLPAIETELGWNLSKGSKEVIVAVVDTGVQINHPDLKGKLLTGYNAITNGSTPEDDVGHGTHVSGIIGALVNNGEGVAGISWYNKILPVKALDNSGAGTTYSVAEGIIWAADNGAKVINLSLGNYADSQFLHDAIKYAYDRDIVLVSAAGNDNTERPGFPAAYPEVIAVAATNASGEKASFSNYGDYIDVAAPGESIASTYPDSQYAALSGTSMASPHVAALAGLVRSLNPNLTNTEVMDLMTKNAVDLGTPGHDKYFGWGQVDIYKTLQAASGNQVPLQLWPQHVQKQMNQLKQRLSNSK, from the coding sequence ATGTCACGTAAAAATCTAACGGTTGCAGGTTTGGTAACAGCTGCGTTCACAGTTGTATTACTTACCTTTGCGCTACGTCCTGCCACTAATGGGACGACGACCAGAGAAGTCGCTAATGTTGCTGTACCAAATCCTGCTCCAACTTCAGCCCTACATTCAGCACCAAACCCTTCACAGGAAAAATCATTGAAGAAAAGCTCCTTATCTCAAGATGTTGATGCGACGGATCATCTGAATAGAGTGGATGTCAGCAGACATTTGACTAAGCTCCTCTCTGAAACGGATGGAATGACTTCGCTTCATGATAAATCAGTGTATGCAAAACGTTTGCAGCAGAACCACGGATTTATCACTATGCTTATGTGGATTGATTTTCGCAAGCAAAAAACGGAAACCTTTAAGTCCTCTTCATTTCCTCAAGGAACCGAACAGGAGAATCAGCAGCTGCAAAAATATCTTAAGACGGCGAAATCAGCGATCCATGGTCATCAATCCTATGAATCTCCAACGTTTACAATCGGTAAGGAGAAATATTACTTTATCGCTCAGCGGAACAAAGAAAAAAATGTAGGCATCATTGCACTTATTAACCAAAAGGTGCTTGGTCGTGTGGCAGACCATCAGCTGAAGAACCTGCGTCTCATTCCTTATCCGAAGGAAGGTAAGTACCGTGTAGAATCCGTTCATACCGATAATTTAAAAGATATCACCGTTAAGACCGGTCATGATAACGAAAACGCCAGCCATTTTTATGAGAATGAAATTGTCGTACGTTTCCGCAACAACTCACCTACTCCGGGGCAGCTTCAAACGATAACCGCTGATATCAACGGCAAGAAGCCACGTAAGCTTGGGTATGCCTATATTTTCCGTTCGGAGAAGATGACTTATTATGAGCTCAAAGACTATTTCACCAATAAATGGCACCCCGAATATACGGAGCCTCACTATATGTATTTAACCAATGATACGATATCTAAAAACGCAGAGGGAACAGTTACTCCAAATGACATGTTATTCTCCACCTATCAATGGAATCTGCCAGCGATCGAAACGGAGCTGGGCTGGAATCTTTCTAAGGGAAGTAAAGAAGTGATCGTAGCCGTAGTGGATACGGGAGTCCAGATCAATCATCCGGATTTGAAGGGTAAGCTTTTGACAGGGTATAACGCGATCACCAATGGCTCCACTCCAGAAGATGATGTAGGACATGGCACACATGTATCTGGAATTATAGGCGCCCTGGTCAATAATGGAGAGGGAGTAGCTGGTATCAGCTGGTACAACAAGATCCTTCCGGTAAAAGCACTCGATAATTCAGGAGCAGGTACCACTTATTCTGTTGCAGAAGGAATCATTTGGGCAGCGGACAACGGTGCGAAAGTCATAAACTTGAGTTTAGGTAACTATGCGGATTCCCAGTTTCTTCATGACGCGATCAAATATGCCTACGACCGAGATATCGTCCTCGTATCTGCTGCAGGCAACGATAATACAGAACGACCAGGTTTTCCTGCTGCGTATCCCGAAGTGATTGCAGTAGCTGCAACAAATGCTTCAGGGGAAAAAGCTTCCTTCTCCAACTACGGCGATTATATTGATGTCGCAGCACCCGGAGAAAGCATAGCAAGCACTTACCCAGACAGCCAGTATGCCGCGTTATCCGGTACATCGATGGCCAGTCCTCATGTCGCTGCGCTGGCGGGTCTGGTGCGTTCACTAAATCCGAATCTAACGAATACGGAAGTTATGGATCTTATGACCAAAAATGCTGTTGATTTAGGCACTCCCGGGCATGACAAATATTTTGGCTGGGGTCAGGTCGATATCTATAAAACATTGCAAGCCGCTAGCGGCAATCAGGTTCCACTACAGCTATGGCCACAGCATGTACAAAAACAAATGAATCAATTGAAACAAAGATTAAGTAACTCTAAGTAA